The stretch of DNA GGGAGCCCAGTTGAATGTTATGACTGTAAGTCTTTGCCAGAAATTGAAGATACCCAAGATCCCGACAGACATCACAGTGCTCGGAATTGGTAGTCAGAAGAATCGAGTGAGTTTCCGGGTGACGTCCACCATATATTCCAGGACCACCGGACAAGCACTCAGCCTGGATTGCTTTGTGATGCCtgaaatctctcaaaatgTTCCAAATTGGGTTGTGGACTCAAACTTTATCCCAATTCCTCCGGATGTCCAACTTGCAGATCCCCAATGGGATATTCAAAGGCCAGTggatttattagttggtggGAAAGCCTTCTGGGACAGCTTTCTGTCAGGAAAGATTATCTTAGGACCAGGCCTACCTCAGCTCCAAGAAACTATCTACGGATACGTCGTTGTGGGAGAACACGACGCTCCTCCACCAACTCTACAAGCCAATCACCACATTGTTGTCCCTTCTTTCGGTGGCCAGTCGCGAAAGAAAGAGGATCAACACACGGCAGCCTATCCCAACCAGAAGTCGTGGCAAAATTCAATGCATTTCGGAGGGAATCATCCAACAACAAATCCCATGGAACTCGGTGAGTCCGAATTATTTGATCCCATTGAGATGGGAAACTTCATTCCAATGGAAAGTCCCAAGCGCTATGGGAGGAATCAGATACAGGTGAAGGAGGTGTGGGATATAGAGCGTGATCGCCAAGGCATGCAACGCGGGATGTCATCTCAAGGGAAGTCGTCAGTGAACTCTCAGGCAATCTCTCGTGAACCCAGCAAGGCTACAGCCAACGTAGGATTGATGCAGCTTTATTCTCCTCCGACTTCCATTGTTTCTTCTCTCAATAGAAATCCCTCACGACCCCCTGACCCACCAAAACTCGAAGATTATCTTAAGTACATAGATTGATAGGCTAGAATATTATGTCAGGGTTTCTTTGTTGTATTTCGCATCCCGGGGAGCGATGCTCCATACAAGTGTTGAATCTTTATATTATTATGTTTGCCAATGTTAAATGAATTCTAGTTGTTTCTTTTGTCCCCTGAACTCATGTGAATGCAGTTCAGCCCGAGGAGAATGTTCACGTGTGAGCGtgaagattaattaaattattttgtgaaaaatatcaaaatcaaaaacattttcgaaattatctttaatctatttttattcaactcTAGCATGccataaaatttgtaaacaaACCCCCACCATTCAAtttatgtcaaaaaaattagggCTAGAGAATGCAATttgtattaataattttcactctTCCTCGTCCTTTGCTCCAGTGAAGTCAATTGTGGAGCTTTTatgttcaaaattatttattaaattgttcgTGCAAAGTAAAAGTGCGTTTCTATTGCCGTGAGAGGCGGAATATTGCTGCGTGAGTGAGGACAGCGCCAATTTCCAGCCCCCAGAGGACAGGGAAAGATACCCGGCCCGCAAGATCCCGTCAAATTTTTGATCCTTGCGCGCCGGACGTAAGTTAATAATTTCCCCATCGTATCTTTCAAGGTTTGAGGATACAGTAATTATAATAAGGAAATTATAACAAATtttatgaagaataaaattgggAGTGAATAGAATCAAtccaattaatcaatttagagcattttgtttgatttaataaatatttaaaatgttaaaataaatattcataattaAGAGGAGTCTACTCACATTTGCTTTACAAGAACATGAGACTCTCtgcgttcttttttttttattacgggttccatcTCTGCGTCctattttagtgaaatttgAACATATTTACAAACTAGAGTGgattttcaaacaattaaaatgttaaacgttaaaaaaaaacccttaaactattgaaaaaaatatcaaacgtttgaaaagaaacattaaacgttagaagagaaatgtcaaaatgttaaaaaagagTCGTCAAACATTtagaagaaatgtcaaaatatatgaaaaaaaagaacgtcatacgttaaaaaataaacgtctACTAAACATGTTTTAGGTCTCCTTAGTTTAGAattcgaattaaaaaaaaaaagaaaaagaaagctcAGCTACAAGGGCTTGAAATAAATCCTACAactattataaaataaaactgtgaataattataaattttaacattagAAATCATCctcttgaaaatattctcacGAGGATCTTGGAACtgttgagaaaatcaatctctctgatttttttttcatgctaaTCTCCCcccaaaatttccattttctaaTCCAAATAATTCAATCTCTGCAAACGAAAGATTTAAATGCCACCGCATGATTTAATCTCAACCCAAAATAGGCGCCATTCCGCGCTATTCTATCGCTAATACAGCTGCGAATATGTAATGAGAGTTACAGAAAGTTAGATCTTGCAATTGGCATGAAATGCTCAGCGTCTCACATTTCGCGCGCGAAAGATTTCTCCAGCAAACCTCTGACTCTTTCCCAAAAAATGCCCAGATTACCCCGCCAATCAATCACCCATCAATGGACTCGGCTTTTCGGCATTATTATCTAATCGTCGCTCTCTCAGGTGTTTTGGATGGATTGCAAAAGCCGCGCCGCGTGCTTTTTAGTCCATGCGAGATTGACCCACAGATTGGTGGCATTTTTCTTGCACACCACCACATTGATTTCTGACCTCGTTCCTCATTTAGGAGGTAGAAGAGCGGTGAAGAATACGAAGAAGGACACAAAATCCAGCGCGAGTGTCCTTGCAGTGAGCACAGTGGCCACGAAAGCTCCTCCCACGCCGAAGCCTAAAAAAGTCACAAAGAAGGAGCAAATTCGGAAAGCAGCGGAAAAGGCTGAACTGATCTGTCCGAAGAATCCTGAGAAGCACGTGGGATGGTTCGCTTTGCCGTGCACCAACAACAAATCCTGCCTCATCATGGGAAAGAAGCATGTTTGCTGCAAAGTCAACACGTACCGGCGATGCATTCAAGGAGTCCCAAAACCCATTGTTGAGCCCCCACATGAGCGTGAGTTTGCCCCCATTTTACTCAACTTTCCAAGATCCTCAGAGAGAACCaaagagaattgaaaaaataattaaattgaatcctTTTCAGCTATTCTGGGCATTATTCAGCAAAAGTGCCCAACAACACCACTTGCTGAACTCTTCTGGAACGTCCAGACATGCGATACAGATGCCGATTGCTGGCCCAGAGTTTGCTGCCCTGATGGTCAGAAGAAGTACTGCAGGAATGCCGCTGTGGAGCTTCAGAAATCCAATATTCCCTTTGCACGTTCCCTAGCCAATCGTAAGCTCTTGAAAGCTCCGCTAAAAGTAATCGAATTTCTGAGAAATCTTCCTCTTTTCAGCCTTGGAAGCCATGTCTGGGTACATTCAGTGCACACCACCACCATCACCCCTCTACGATCTCTACCCCAAGCCGTGCAACAACACCCTAGATTGCTTCCCCAATGTTTGCTGCCAGGAAAAAGGGAGGAAACACTGCAGACCTCCCAAGAGATCCCTTCTGGCGCTCCTGACCACCATGACACAGAGCGTCAGTGCCCAGTGGCTTAAGGATTGGGCATCGAATCTCGTCATCCCATAACCTGTGATCtaattgaggaatttcttctcaCTTCAGTACCttgaataaatgaatttataactacaaaattaaattaaattaacaaaatgttGAGAGAAAAACTGAGAGAATggggaaattcaagaaatttttagaataaagaatttttttttaaaaa from Lutzomyia longipalpis isolate SR_M1_2022 chromosome 1, ASM2433408v1 encodes:
- the LOC129787182 gene encoding uncharacterized protein LOC129787182, with the translated sequence MKVSWVLFVSASAIGMACITYGASTNATAEPKEIIDIPGNASKIPAKATVAPEKDHQGGRRAVKNTKKDTKSSASVLAVSTVATKAPPTPKPKKVTKKEQIRKAAEKAELICPKNPEKHVGWFALPCTNNKSCLIMGKKHVCCKVNTYRRCIQGVPKPIVEPPHEPILGIIQQKCPTTPLAELFWNVQTCDTDADCWPRVCCPDGQKKYCRNAAVELQKSNIPFARSLANPLEAMSGYIQCTPPPSPLYDLYPKPCNNTLDCFPNVCCQEKGRKHCRPPKRSLLALLTTMTQSVSAQWLKDWASNLVIP